In a genomic window of Streptomyces sp. SJL17-4:
- a CDS encoding hydrolase gives MTMWTSLDPAEVTVEPGARAGARLRVRNTGDTVEEYRLSLVGKPSGWSRVEPDVLRLYPGSEGTAEISFAPPRSSDVEAGPLAYGIRVDPRENSGARDVVEGRLTITPFTETRAELLPPALLGRFRGRARIAVDNLGNTPLTASLVARDEANRLTFDVRPNAVQIAPGRAAFGELVVRPQAVRWTGAEESHRFTVAVRRAGDDTALDLDATFDQRPVFGNWLVVAGGLLLTAVIAFVVLWFSFSPKVVSAAKDLRATNAPRPAPQGTGDALPEAPPPPGATGGPTPGGKSPGALPPLTDGGPGGGDGGGGGPGGEGPTEGGAPGGGDGGGGGGGADPTEGGQDPGDGGGGGDQPPPPPPAQQPTLPPWRLGYPKDLVVEFAQERLASLGGSNPCTLKPGWTPGVIDTRTRASLACYQNAVVDDGRENGRNSAAIFDTDEVGELGRATLTSLWAQRITPDSVKSGANTMQTTQLMAAFWWAYNRESDTKDLEKARWYAQAGIDYLRSDKETLARYNSSVADHIREYQAAVGLPPTGTADWNTIRKMVGGSVM, from the coding sequence ATGACCATGTGGACCTCTCTGGACCCGGCCGAGGTGACCGTCGAGCCCGGAGCACGGGCCGGCGCCCGACTGCGGGTGCGGAACACCGGCGACACCGTCGAGGAATACCGCCTCTCCCTCGTCGGCAAACCCTCGGGCTGGTCCCGGGTAGAGCCGGACGTGCTCCGCCTCTACCCGGGCAGCGAGGGGACCGCCGAGATCTCCTTCGCCCCGCCCCGCTCCTCGGACGTGGAGGCCGGGCCTCTCGCGTACGGCATCCGTGTCGACCCCCGGGAGAACTCGGGCGCCCGCGACGTCGTGGAGGGCCGGCTGACCATCACGCCCTTCACCGAGACGCGCGCCGAACTGCTGCCGCCCGCTCTGCTCGGCCGCTTCCGCGGGCGGGCCCGGATAGCCGTGGACAACCTCGGCAACACCCCGCTGACCGCCTCCCTCGTGGCGCGCGACGAGGCGAACCGGCTCACCTTCGACGTACGGCCGAACGCCGTGCAGATCGCCCCCGGCCGCGCCGCCTTCGGTGAACTCGTGGTGCGGCCCCAGGCCGTGCGATGGACCGGCGCCGAGGAATCGCACCGCTTCACCGTCGCCGTCCGACGGGCCGGCGACGACACCGCCCTCGACCTCGACGCCACCTTCGACCAGCGCCCCGTCTTCGGGAACTGGCTCGTCGTGGCGGGCGGACTCCTGCTGACGGCCGTGATCGCGTTCGTCGTGCTCTGGTTCTCCTTCTCTCCGAAGGTGGTCAGCGCGGCGAAGGATCTCCGGGCGACGAACGCGCCCCGGCCCGCGCCGCAGGGCACCGGCGACGCGCTCCCCGAAGCCCCGCCTCCGCCCGGTGCGACCGGAGGCCCCACCCCCGGCGGGAAGTCGCCCGGTGCCCTGCCGCCCCTGACGGACGGGGGGCCGGGCGGCGGGGACGGCGGGGGCGGCGGCCCCGGTGGCGAGGGACCGACCGAGGGCGGCGCACCCGGCGGTGGCGACGGTGGTGGAGGCGGCGGTGGTGCCGACCCGACCGAGGGCGGTCAGGACCCCGGTGACGGTGGCGGTGGCGGGGACCAGCCGCCGCCGCCCCCGCCGGCCCAGCAGCCCACCCTGCCGCCGTGGCGCCTCGGCTACCCGAAGGACCTCGTCGTCGAATTCGCCCAGGAACGCCTCGCGAGCCTGGGGGGAAGCAACCCCTGCACGCTCAAGCCGGGTTGGACCCCGGGCGTGATCGACACACGGACCCGCGCCTCCCTCGCCTGCTACCAGAACGCCGTCGTCGACGACGGACGCGAGAACGGCAGGAACTCCGCCGCGATCTTCGACACGGACGAGGTGGGCGAGCTCGGCCGGGCGACCCTCACCTCCCTGTGGGCCCAGCGCATCACACCCGACTCGGTGAAGAGCGGCGCCAACACCATGCAGACCACCCAGCTGATGGCGGCCTTCTGGTGGGCGTACAACCGCGAATCCGACACCAAGGACCTCGAAAAGGCGCGCTGGTACGCACAGGCAGGCATCGACTACCTGCGCTCGGACAAGGAGACGCTCGCCCGGTACAACAGCAGCGTCGCCGACCACATACGCGAGTACCAGGCGGCCGTAGGCCTGCCCCCGACCGGTACGGCCGACTGGAACACGATCCGCAAGATGGTCGGCGGTAGCGTCATGTGA
- a CDS encoding phage tail protein, giving the protein MSLDTGDALTTHNFGLQIDGVMVETLQEISGLSMEQDVIEFQQVSADGKPIIKKLPGVKKAGECTVTRGATQSAAFTEWITSSIAGDMGAARKDASIIFLDYQLTEVKRYNLRNAWCTKVELSATKAGDAAALTEQVTITFEELTLG; this is encoded by the coding sequence ATGTCCCTCGACACCGGTGACGCCCTCACCACCCACAATTTCGGCCTGCAGATCGACGGCGTCATGGTCGAGACCCTGCAGGAGATCAGCGGTCTCTCGATGGAGCAGGACGTCATCGAGTTCCAGCAGGTATCGGCGGACGGCAAGCCGATCATCAAGAAGCTCCCCGGCGTGAAGAAGGCCGGTGAGTGCACGGTGACCCGTGGTGCCACCCAGTCCGCCGCCTTCACCGAGTGGATCACGTCCTCCATCGCCGGCGACATGGGCGCGGCCCGCAAGGACGCGTCCATCATCTTCCTGGACTACCAGCTCACCGAGGTCAAGCGGTACAACCTGCGCAACGCCTGGTGCACCAAGGTGGAGTTGAGCGCGACGAAGGCCGGCGACGCCGCGGCCCTGACCGAGCAGGTCACCATCACCTTCGAAGAGCTGACGCTCGGCTGA
- a CDS encoding response regulator transcription factor → MLTKRVTVTVHASDPLSRAGLISHLRHQPTVDVVPDQDEVCRDAPAVAVMLAERIDDPTTAELRRLLRGRDQRVVLVARELREPDLLAVVEYGVRAIIWRHQATEQRLLSAVHSAARGEGELPPDLVSRLLNQVGRLQRATTAGAATGGAAPLFGMAPREVDVLRLLAEGLDTRQISEKLAYSERTVKNILHALMTRLQLTNRAHAVAYALREGYI, encoded by the coding sequence GTGCTCACCAAGCGGGTGACGGTGACCGTCCACGCATCCGATCCACTCAGTCGGGCCGGGCTCATCAGCCACCTGAGGCACCAGCCGACCGTCGACGTCGTTCCTGACCAGGACGAGGTGTGCCGGGACGCCCCGGCGGTCGCGGTGATGCTCGCGGAGCGGATCGACGATCCCACCACGGCCGAACTGCGGCGCCTGCTGCGCGGAAGGGACCAGCGTGTCGTGCTCGTCGCGCGCGAGCTGCGCGAGCCCGACCTGCTGGCCGTCGTCGAGTACGGGGTACGGGCCATCATCTGGCGTCATCAGGCCACCGAGCAACGGCTGTTGAGCGCCGTGCACAGCGCGGCGCGCGGTGAGGGCGAGCTCCCGCCGGACCTCGTCAGCCGGCTGCTGAACCAGGTGGGGCGCCTGCAGCGGGCGACGACGGCGGGCGCGGCCACCGGAGGGGCGGCGCCGCTCTTCGGGATGGCGCCGCGCGAGGTGGACGTCCTCAGGCTGCTCGCCGAGGGGCTCGACACCCGGCAGATCAGCGAGAAACTCGCCTATTCCGAACGGACCGTCAAGAACATTCTGCACGCGCTGATGACACGCCTGCAGCTCACCAACCGGGCGCATGCCGTCGCGTACGCGCTCCGCGAAGGCTACATCTGA
- a CDS encoding phage tail protein, protein MPQQPDPASTVFFKLTIDGEDLGVFNSCDGLSSEVEVEQRREGGNNGFVWQLPTRVTFSTIRLTRPLTPETANVAAWISSLATGITRPTAQIAALRADGSVVAQWGLVEVLPVRWTGPTLDPSSPAVATETLEIAHHGFTDAGGA, encoded by the coding sequence ATGCCCCAGCAGCCGGACCCCGCATCCACCGTCTTCTTCAAGCTCACCATCGACGGCGAGGACCTCGGCGTGTTCAACAGCTGCGACGGTCTCTCCTCCGAGGTGGAGGTGGAGCAGCGCCGGGAGGGGGGCAACAACGGCTTCGTCTGGCAGTTGCCCACCCGCGTCACCTTCTCCACCATCCGGCTCACCCGCCCGCTCACCCCCGAGACCGCGAACGTCGCCGCCTGGATCTCGTCGCTCGCCACGGGGATCACCCGTCCGACCGCGCAGATCGCGGCGCTGCGTGCCGACGGGTCGGTGGTGGCGCAGTGGGGCCTGGTCGAGGTGCTGCCGGTGCGGTGGACGGGGCCGACCCTCGACCCGAGCAGCCCGGCCGTGGCGACGGAGACCCTGGAGATCGCGCACCACGGCTTCACCGATGCGGGAGGCGCCTGA
- a CDS encoding DUF4255 domain-containing protein, giving the protein MLHEIDEALRRLLTPAVEGDVAFDAPTREWAARRNAPTLNAYLYDIREDVARRERGAQAEWDAQGVVTRKRLPPRWFRLSYLVTAWTSRPEDEHRLLSGAMALLLPHEVLPEDAVPESVRSITTSLPISVAVPPAESRSLADIWSALGGELKPSLDVVITTPFPVTPVYEVAPPVTEGEIVVRGVAGVPAASRPRMIRRQGAAKVTPQARTRKVTGEPEEAEERLAALEALEALEALENGSGACGSQDGAGE; this is encoded by the coding sequence ATGCTCCATGAGATCGACGAGGCACTGCGCCGACTGCTCACGCCCGCCGTCGAGGGCGATGTCGCCTTCGACGCGCCGACCCGTGAGTGGGCGGCCCGCCGCAACGCCCCGACCCTGAACGCCTATCTGTACGACATCCGGGAGGACGTGGCCCGGCGGGAGCGCGGCGCCCAGGCCGAGTGGGACGCCCAGGGCGTCGTGACGCGCAAGCGCCTACCGCCGCGCTGGTTCCGGCTCTCGTACCTGGTGACCGCCTGGACCTCCCGGCCCGAGGACGAGCACCGGCTGCTGTCGGGGGCGATGGCGCTGCTGCTTCCGCACGAGGTGCTGCCCGAGGACGCGGTGCCCGAGTCGGTGCGCTCGATCACCACCTCGCTGCCGATCTCCGTCGCGGTCCCGCCCGCCGAGTCGCGCTCGCTCGCCGACATCTGGTCCGCGCTCGGCGGTGAGCTCAAGCCCTCGCTCGACGTCGTGATCACCACGCCGTTCCCGGTGACCCCGGTGTACGAGGTGGCTCCGCCGGTCACCGAGGGGGAGATCGTCGTACGCGGTGTCGCCGGGGTGCCTGCCGCGTCCAGGCCCCGGATGATACGGCGTCAGGGCGCGGCCAAGGTGACCCCGCAGGCCCGGACACGCAAGGTGACCGGGGAGCCCGAGGAGGCCGAGGAGCGCTTGGCGGCGCTTGAGGCATTGGAGGCCCTGGAAGCCCTGGAGAACGGCAGTGGTGCCTGCGGCTCGCAGGACGGGGCCGGGGAATGA
- a CDS encoding ATP-binding protein, with product MSAPRTVPGSGSPLLDRLAVLRARVGAFVDARSAGDPTAGDPLRGLYLSEGAVRRIAAGPVGHEAHETHGMHEAHEVDLPLPDLRGGDRLCALARAFGLSPLDAHILLVALAPDVDRGFEALYGYLNDDVGRRRATIGLTLDLAGTGPFDPVARDRFHPGAPLRSGGLLDVEDEDRPLPGRALRVPERVVAHLLGADARMDSLLSGVGVELLMPSPAGAESDVVTTPLGARVAAAGPVTVHLRERVPGAATDAVVAALLGAGRPVLRYRPECVDAVVARAVLREARLRGAAVVVEPLPQRPGPLVRALASSGTTVVLAGADAPDPGWAPDAELLALEAPGGALGTADLWQCELGPLEGDFDVAEATAAYRLSRDQIRRAARTARALAAFEGTAPTLAQVQHSARLLSAPLLDSHARRIRPAVGFADLVLPEEPLGLLHELTARARHRDRVLGEWRLRTGGGRGRGVVALFAGESGTGKTLGAEVVAGELGLDLYVVDLSSVVDKYVGETEKNLERIFVEVDRTDCVLLFDEADAVFGKRSEVKSSHDRYANLESAYLLQRLEAFDGIAVLTTNLRANIDDAFTRRLDVVVDFPFPDAEQRVSLWHSCLAGTPRAEDVAEEIARCAKEFELAGGAIRSAAVTAGYLAAARGSAVTGEDVRAGARREYRKAGRLVLEGRAPWAP from the coding sequence ATGAGCGCCCCCCGGACCGTACCCGGCTCCGGCTCCCCGCTGCTCGACCGGCTCGCCGTCCTGCGGGCGCGGGTCGGCGCGTTCGTCGACGCACGGAGTGCCGGCGACCCCACGGCCGGTGATCCGCTGCGCGGGCTGTACCTCTCCGAGGGGGCCGTACGCCGGATCGCCGCGGGTCCGGTCGGCCACGAGGCGCACGAGACGCACGGGATGCACGAGGCACACGAAGTCGATCTCCCGTTGCCGGACCTCCGCGGGGGCGATCGGCTCTGCGCGCTCGCGCGGGCCTTCGGGCTGTCCCCGCTCGACGCCCACATCCTGCTGGTGGCGCTCGCGCCCGATGTGGACCGGGGCTTCGAGGCGCTGTACGGGTACCTCAACGACGATGTCGGGCGGCGCCGCGCCACGATCGGGCTCACCCTGGACCTCGCGGGTACCGGCCCCTTCGACCCTGTCGCACGTGACCGCTTCCATCCGGGCGCGCCGCTTCGCTCCGGAGGCCTGCTCGACGTCGAGGACGAGGACCGGCCGCTCCCCGGGCGGGCGCTGCGCGTTCCCGAGCGGGTGGTGGCGCACCTGCTGGGTGCCGACGCCCGGATGGATTCCCTCCTGTCGGGTGTCGGCGTGGAGTTGCTGATGCCGTCCCCCGCCGGTGCGGAGTCGGACGTCGTGACCACGCCGCTGGGTGCGCGGGTCGCCGCCGCAGGGCCGGTCACCGTACATCTGCGGGAGCGGGTGCCGGGGGCCGCCACCGACGCGGTCGTGGCGGCACTCCTCGGGGCCGGACGGCCGGTCCTGCGGTACCGGCCGGAGTGCGTCGACGCCGTGGTGGCGCGGGCGGTGCTGCGCGAGGCACGGCTGCGCGGAGCCGCCGTGGTCGTCGAGCCGCTGCCTCAACGGCCGGGGCCGCTGGTGCGTGCGCTCGCCTCGTCCGGTACGACGGTGGTCCTCGCCGGTGCCGACGCGCCGGACCCCGGCTGGGCACCGGACGCGGAGCTGCTGGCCCTCGAAGCGCCGGGCGGAGCGCTCGGCACCGCCGATCTGTGGCAGTGTGAACTCGGTCCGCTGGAGGGCGACTTCGATGTGGCCGAGGCCACGGCGGCGTACCGTCTCAGCCGCGATCAGATCCGCCGGGCGGCCCGTACGGCGCGGGCGCTCGCCGCCTTCGAGGGCACCGCGCCGACCCTGGCGCAGGTGCAGCACAGTGCCCGGCTGCTCTCCGCGCCTCTGCTCGACAGCCATGCCCGCCGGATCCGGCCGGCGGTCGGTTTCGCCGATCTCGTCCTGCCCGAGGAGCCCCTGGGCCTGCTGCACGAGCTGACCGCGCGGGCCCGCCACCGGGACCGGGTGCTCGGCGAGTGGCGGCTGCGCACCGGTGGCGGGCGCGGGCGCGGTGTCGTGGCGCTGTTCGCCGGGGAGTCGGGCACCGGAAAGACGCTCGGCGCCGAGGTGGTGGCGGGTGAACTGGGCCTGGATCTCTATGTGGTGGACCTCTCGTCGGTGGTCGACAAGTACGTCGGCGAGACCGAGAAGAACCTGGAGCGGATCTTCGTCGAAGTGGACCGCACGGACTGTGTGCTGCTCTTCGACGAGGCGGACGCGGTGTTCGGCAAGCGGTCGGAGGTGAAGAGCTCGCACGACCGGTACGCGAACCTGGAGAGCGCGTATCTGCTGCAGCGTCTTGAGGCGTTCGACGGGATCGCGGTGCTCACCACGAATCTCCGGGCTAACATCGACGACGCGTTCACGCGCCGGCTCGATGTGGTCGTGGACTTTCCGTTCCCCGACGCCGAACAGCGCGTCTCGCTCTGGCACTCCTGCCTGGCGGGCACCCCGAGGGCGGAGGACGTGGCGGAGGAGATCGCGCGCTGCGCCAAGGAGTTCGAGCTGGCCGGCGGCGCGATCCGGTCGGCCGCGGTGACGGCCGGATACCTTGCGGCGGCCCGTGGCTCGGCGGTCACGGGCGAGGACGTACGGGCGGGGGCGCGGCGCGAGTACCGGAAGGCGGGGCGACTGGTCCTGGAGGGGCGGGCGCCCTGGGCTCCGTAG
- a CDS encoding phage tail sheath subtilisin-like domain-containing protein, with product MPTYLSPGVYVEEVASGSRPIEGLGTSVAAFVGLAPVGPLNEPVLVTNWSQYVASFGDFTDGYYLAHSVYGFFNNGGTAAYVVRVGGGDAQGATRAVGSAAATAAAPQLVAGEAVALGTFKVAAITAGSEAGGALTVEVQDVEGEAERFKLVVKDGEKVVESFDASAKKSARNYVVAQVKQRSKTIVLEEAAAAGQLARPDAQAVTLAPPARIPGQVDAGADVAAALESGQFIGDSADRTGFGGLEAYDEINMVAVPDLMAAYQQGLIDLEQVKAVQIGLIAHCELMGDRMAILDPPPSLNARDIRKWRQEIAGYDSPYAALYYPWIKAFDPASGQTRVVPPSGHMAGVWARNDAERGVHKAPANEIVRGAVDLELQITRGEQDLLNPIGVNCIRAFPGRGIRVWGARTLASDPAWRYLNVRRYFNYLEESILVGTQWVVFEPNDPSLWARIRRNISAFLVNEWRQGALFGQRAEDAFYVKCDAETNPPESVDLGRVVCEIGIAPVKPAEFVVFRLAQIQGGGGELEE from the coding sequence ATGCCCACGTACCTGTCCCCCGGCGTCTACGTCGAGGAAGTCGCCAGCGGCTCCCGTCCCATCGAGGGCCTCGGAACCTCTGTCGCCGCGTTCGTCGGGCTCGCGCCCGTCGGACCGCTCAACGAGCCCGTGCTCGTCACCAACTGGTCCCAGTACGTGGCGTCGTTCGGTGACTTCACGGACGGGTACTACCTCGCCCACTCCGTGTACGGGTTCTTCAACAACGGCGGCACCGCCGCATACGTCGTGCGCGTCGGCGGTGGCGACGCGCAGGGCGCCACGCGGGCCGTCGGATCGGCCGCCGCCACGGCCGCCGCGCCGCAGCTCGTGGCCGGTGAGGCCGTCGCGCTCGGCACCTTCAAGGTCGCCGCGATCACGGCCGGCTCCGAGGCCGGCGGTGCGCTGACCGTCGAGGTGCAGGACGTCGAGGGCGAGGCCGAACGCTTCAAGCTGGTCGTCAAGGACGGCGAGAAGGTCGTCGAGAGCTTCGACGCCTCCGCCAAGAAGAGCGCCCGCAACTATGTGGTCGCGCAGGTCAAGCAGCGTTCCAAGACGATCGTCCTGGAGGAGGCCGCGGCCGCGGGGCAGCTCGCCAGGCCCGACGCGCAGGCCGTGACCCTCGCCCCGCCCGCGCGGATACCGGGGCAGGTCGACGCGGGCGCCGATGTCGCCGCCGCCCTGGAGTCCGGGCAGTTCATCGGCGACTCCGCCGACCGCACCGGCTTCGGCGGCCTGGAGGCGTACGACGAGATCAACATGGTCGCCGTGCCCGACCTGATGGCCGCCTACCAGCAGGGGCTCATCGACCTGGAGCAGGTCAAGGCCGTCCAGATCGGTCTCATCGCGCACTGCGAGCTGATGGGCGACCGGATGGCGATCCTCGACCCGCCGCCGTCGCTCAACGCCCGCGACATCCGCAAGTGGCGCCAGGAGATCGCCGGTTACGACTCGCCGTACGCGGCCCTCTACTACCCGTGGATCAAGGCCTTCGACCCGGCGAGCGGCCAGACGCGGGTGGTTCCGCCGTCCGGCCACATGGCCGGCGTGTGGGCGCGCAACGACGCCGAGCGCGGTGTCCACAAGGCCCCCGCCAACGAGATCGTGCGCGGTGCGGTCGACCTGGAACTCCAGATCACGCGCGGTGAGCAGGACCTGCTCAACCCGATCGGCGTCAACTGCATCCGCGCCTTCCCCGGCCGCGGCATCCGGGTGTGGGGCGCGCGGACGCTGGCCTCCGACCCGGCCTGGCGCTACCTGAACGTGCGCCGCTACTTCAACTACCTCGAGGAGTCCATCCTCGTCGGGACGCAGTGGGTCGTCTTCGAGCCCAACGACCCGTCGCTGTGGGCCCGCATCCGCCGCAACATCTCGGCCTTCCTCGTCAACGAGTGGCGCCAGGGCGCGCTCTTCGGCCAGCGCGCCGAGGACGCCTTCTACGTGAAGTGCGACGCGGAGACCAACCCGCCGGAGTCCGTCGACCTCGGCCGTGTGGTCTGTGAGATCGGCATCGCCCCGGTGAAGCCCGCCGAGTTCGTGGTCTTCCGGCTCGCGCAGATCCAGGGCGGCGGGGGCGAGCTGGAGGAGTAG
- a CDS encoding LysM peptidoglycan-binding domain-containing protein, whose translation MAPFFGGSTASGLSRASLAIHQPPTDLSSSYGGRLGEVKFEFNPDQLQLSRSAHWFTEQAVAYDRGAPPKFTGSEPAQLQLEVFLDRSGDPSSNDVQQQVELLLSCCEVTQQSIAAKAPSPPWVQFSWGSFSTVQFVAYVTSVSATYTLFSPSGIPIRATCSLSLTEISSATKKQNPTSGALSARRVHRTVAGDSLASLAWREYGDATRWRVIAEANRIDDPMRLRPGTELLLPSTTETPETEGAS comes from the coding sequence ATGGCCCCGTTCTTCGGCGGGTCGACGGCCAGCGGCCTCTCCCGCGCCTCGCTCGCCATCCACCAGCCGCCGACCGATCTGTCGAGCTCGTACGGCGGGAGGCTCGGCGAGGTGAAGTTCGAGTTCAACCCGGATCAGCTCCAACTGAGCCGGTCCGCCCACTGGTTCACCGAGCAGGCCGTCGCGTACGACCGGGGCGCGCCGCCCAAGTTCACCGGCAGCGAGCCGGCCCAGCTCCAGCTGGAGGTCTTCCTGGACCGTTCGGGCGACCCGTCGTCGAACGACGTGCAGCAGCAGGTGGAGCTTCTGCTGTCCTGTTGCGAGGTGACCCAACAGAGCATCGCCGCGAAGGCGCCGTCGCCGCCGTGGGTGCAGTTCTCCTGGGGTTCGTTCTCGACGGTGCAGTTCGTCGCGTACGTGACCTCCGTGTCGGCGACGTACACCCTCTTCAGCCCCAGCGGCATCCCGATCCGGGCGACGTGTTCGCTCTCCCTCACCGAGATCTCCAGCGCGACCAAGAAGCAGAACCCGACGTCCGGCGCCCTGTCGGCCCGCCGGGTGCACCGGACGGTCGCCGGGGACTCCCTCGCCTCCCTCGCCTGGCGCGAGTACGGCGACGCGACCCGCTGGCGGGTCATCGCGGAGGCGAACCGCATCGACGACCCGATGCGGCTGCGCCCCGGCACCGAACTGCTGCTCCCGTCCACCACCGAAACGCCGGAGACCGAGGGCGCCTCATGA
- a CDS encoding DUF6760 family protein: MTYAADRIEEETAYLAFHFHWGMDDILDLEHADRRRYVAQVASLVERSQA, from the coding sequence GTGACGTACGCGGCCGACCGGATCGAGGAGGAGACCGCGTACCTCGCCTTCCATTTCCACTGGGGCATGGACGACATCCTCGATCTGGAACACGCGGACCGGCGGAGGTACGTGGCCCAGGTGGCGTCGCTGGTGGAGCGGTCTCAGGCGTAA